A single Saccopteryx bilineata isolate mSacBil1 chromosome 7, mSacBil1_pri_phased_curated, whole genome shotgun sequence DNA region contains:
- the STEAP1 gene encoding STEAP1 protein, giving the protein MEIGQNVRNQELWKMKPTRSLEEDDYLNKNSGETSALKRPVLWDLDRTTLDGFECPQKLQHKQELFPEWHLPMNIAAILSSLTFLYTLLREVIHPFVTSRQQYFYKIPILVINKVLPVVSITLLALVYLPGVIAAFVQLYNGTKYKKFPHWLDRWMLTRKQFGLLSFFFAVLHAIYSLSYPMRRSYRYKLLNWAYQQVQQNKEDAWIEHDVWRMEIYVSLGIMALAILALLAVTSLPSVSRSLTWGEFQYIQSKLGIVSLLLCTIHALIFAWNKWVDIKQFVWYTPPTFMIAVFLPIVVLMCKAILFLPCLRVKIRKIRFGWEDVTKINKIDIEMSSQL; this is encoded by the exons ATGGAAATTGGACAAAACGTCAGAAACCaagaactttggaaaatgaagccTACGAGAAGTCTAGAAGAAGATGATTAtttg aATAAGAACTCTGGAGAGACCAGTGCGCTGAAAAGACCTGTGCTCTGGGACTTGGACCGAACGACCCTTGATGGCTTTGAGTGCCCTCAAAAGCTTCAGCACAAACAGGAACTCTTCCCAGAGTGGCACTTGCCAATGAACATCGCTGCTATCTTATCATCTCTGACTTTTCTTTATACTCTTCTGAGGGAAGTAATTCACCCTTTTGTAACTTCCCGTCAACAGTATTTTTATAAGATTCCAATCCTAGTCATCAACAAAGTGTTGCCAGTGGTCTCCATCACCCTCCTGGCACTGGTATATTTGCCAGGTGTGATAGCAGCATTTGTACAGCTTTATAACGGAACCAAGTATAAGAAATTTCCACATTGGTTGGACAGGTGGATGCTAACAAGAAAGCAATTTGGgcttctcagtttcttctttgcTGTACTGCATGCAATTTATAGTTTATCCTATCCGATGAGGCGATCCTACAGATACAAGTTGCTAAACTGGGCATATCAGCAG GTTCAGCAAAATAAAGAAGATGCCTGGATTGAGCATGATGTTTGGAGAATGGAAATTTATGTGTCTCTGGGAATCATGGCACTTGCAATACTGGCTCTGTTGGCTGTGACATCTCTTCCATCTGTGAGTCGCTCTTTGACATGGGGAGAATTTCAATACATTCag aGCAAGCTAGGAATTGTTTCCCTTCTACTGTGCACAATACATGCCTTGATTTTTGCCTGGAATAAATGGGTAGATATAAAACAATTTGTATGGTATACACCTCCAACTTTTATGATAGCTGTTTTCCTTCCGATTGTTGTCCTGATGTGTAAAGCCATACTATTCCTGCCGTGCTTAAGAGTGAAGATACGGAAGATTAGATTTGGTTGGGAAGATGtcaccaaaattaataaaattgacattgAGATGTCTTCCCAGTTGTAG